The following are from one region of the Methanoculleus caldifontis genome:
- a CDS encoding ABC transporter ATP-binding protein: MQKMIEADGLTKNYGNVAAVNGVSFSVGKGELFGLLGPNGSGKTTMIRMLTGQIPPTAGSARVMGLDPARDPIGVRGLVGIIPEQESPPSFLTAEEYLHFVARIRNLDRIEERCDRWFDLLDFREKRGVLCKDLSRGTRQKLMFAQSFLHEPRLALIDEPLINLDPIVQRTVKDFLEDYVRDGGTVFISTHILEIAAEICDRVAVLHNGRLLYCGRTGDLAGSGESLERSFLDLVRGDAGA; encoded by the coding sequence GTGCAGAAGATGATCGAGGCGGACGGCCTCACGAAGAACTACGGCAATGTTGCGGCGGTGAACGGGGTATCGTTCTCCGTTGGAAAAGGAGAACTCTTCGGCCTGCTCGGCCCGAACGGGTCGGGGAAGACGACGATGATCCGGATGTTGACCGGGCAGATTCCCCCGACCGCAGGATCGGCAAGGGTGATGGGGCTCGACCCGGCGAGAGATCCCATCGGCGTCAGGGGTCTCGTCGGGATCATCCCTGAACAGGAGTCGCCGCCGAGTTTCCTGACCGCCGAGGAGTATCTCCACTTCGTGGCCCGGATCCGGAACCTCGACCGGATCGAGGAGCGGTGCGACCGCTGGTTCGACCTCCTGGACTTCCGGGAGAAACGAGGCGTCCTCTGCAAGGACCTCTCGCGGGGCACCCGGCAGAAACTGATGTTTGCGCAGTCGTTCCTCCACGAGCCCCGGCTCGCGCTCATCGACGAGCCGCTGATCAACCTGGACCCCATCGTGCAGCGGACGGTCAAGGACTTCCTGGAGGATTACGTCCGTGACGGCGGGACCGTCTTCATCTCGACCCACATCCTCGAGATCGCCGCCGAGATCTGCGACCGGGTAGCGGTCCTCCACAACGGCAGGCTCCTCTACTGCGGCCGGACCGGGGACCTTGCAGGGTCCGGCGAGAGCCTCGAGCGTTCCTTCCTCGACCTGGTGCGGGGCGATGCCGGTGCCTGA
- a CDS encoding HEAT repeat domain-containing protein has protein sequence MQKTIERREVKAGEPGQVRELMHVMLNADTYTSLQAVGSLGTIGAPAIGPLVQALLATDSDARWTVAMALARTGAEAVEPLIGVLLVADDDIKNPAVWALAEIGDPRAVDPLIGILRTSRSECCRALTAAALLKLGDPAGVAEVERTFAQLGHEFEGLAMEALEGT, from the coding sequence ATGCAGAAGACGATCGAGAGGAGAGAAGTTAAGGCGGGCGAGCCCGGGCAGGTCCGGGAACTGATGCACGTCATGCTGAACGCCGACACCTACACCAGCCTGCAGGCTGTCGGGAGTCTCGGGACCATCGGGGCGCCGGCGATCGGGCCGCTGGTGCAGGCCCTGCTCGCCACCGACAGCGATGCACGCTGGACCGTGGCGATGGCGCTCGCCCGAACCGGGGCCGAAGCGGTGGAGCCGCTCATCGGGGTCCTGCTCGTCGCGGACGACGATATCAAGAACCCGGCAGTCTGGGCACTCGCCGAGATCGGTGATCCCCGGGCGGTCGACCCGCTGATCGGCATCCTCAGGACCAGCCGGTCCGAGTGCTGCCGGGCCCTGACCGCCGCCGCCCTGCTGAAACTGGGGGATCCGGCGGGGGTCGCCGAGGTCGAGAGGACGTTTGCGCAGCTGGGCCATGAGTTCGAAGGCCTTGCCATGGAAGCACTCGAGGGGACGTGA
- a CDS encoding DUF5661 family protein: MTRREVTRDEAKAMGEQLGITWQDFDVEQFRRGMVVELEHGLHDPATNVTDDDLFLTAKIALAHLNEFPDYYDRLDKMEEEAEAYWTERKAAPQ, from the coding sequence ATGACACGTAGAGAAGTGACCCGCGACGAAGCAAAGGCGATGGGCGAGCAGCTCGGCATCACCTGGCAGGATTTCGACGTCGAACAATTCCGGCGCGGCATGGTCGTGGAGCTCGAGCACGGCCTCCACGACCCGGCAACAAACGTCACCGACGACGATCTCTTCCTGACCGCAAAGATCGCGCTTGCGCACTTGAACGAGTTCCCCGACTACTACGACCGGCTCGATAAGATGGAGGAGGAGGCGGAAGCTTACTGGACGGAGCGGAAGGCGGCCCCGCAGTGA
- a CDS encoding dual specificity protein phosphatase family protein: MIEIYPNLYVGTQEDYEVTVETHETWCVVHACRSPYHCLAVTYSPVGTVPEDHPERLVARRGNRLMLNLVDSRNPADVPKEAIDAALSFIGRCLAAGRPVLVHCGFGVSRSASIGLLYLAAYTDVLPTESLAAAEEAYRRIYPPYRPGRGFRGFMEAHWEEYTKKRVAA, encoded by the coding sequence ATGATCGAGATCTATCCGAACCTCTATGTCGGGACGCAGGAGGACTACGAGGTCACGGTGGAGACCCACGAGACCTGGTGCGTGGTACATGCCTGCCGGAGCCCCTACCACTGCCTGGCCGTCACCTACTCCCCCGTCGGGACGGTGCCGGAAGACCACCCCGAACGCCTGGTCGCCCGGCGGGGGAACCGGCTGATGCTCAACTTGGTCGACTCGAGGAATCCCGCCGACGTCCCGAAGGAGGCTATCGACGCCGCCCTCTCCTTCATCGGCCGTTGCCTCGCGGCAGGCCGGCCGGTGCTGGTCCACTGCGGCTTCGGGGTCTCGCGGTCGGCGTCGATCGGGCTCCTCTACCTTGCGGCCTACACCGACGTTCTGCCGACGGAGAGCCTCGCCGCCGCGGAGGAGGCCTACCGCCGGATATACCCGCCATACAGGCCCGGTCGGGGGTTCCGGGGCTTTATGGAGGCGCACTGGGAGGAGTATACGAAGAAGCGGGTGGCTGCGTGA
- a CDS encoding sulfite exporter TauE/SafE family protein, giving the protein MTSGLFARGALLAAVVATMLGSALVVAPPATPGAVLLLLAVGVVAGVFGGLIGVGGSTIMLPVMYFYLGFPEPVAIGTGLFVVVFTSLSGAVGHLARGNLDGRVAARIATGGLLGVLIGSWLFSFIVDHTRVLDLILGLIFLAPSIGMIRDGLRSGTRPEPERVGGTAPGHALFGATVGVLTGITGLGGGYALVPGLLYLFGAPVSVTMGTSLASMIPMAVVGGGIKLAEGYVAVGAGLILAAGSIAGAQAGAASIGRFRPATLKLVFGLYFLYAAIRFIAGFLGIGVP; this is encoded by the coding sequence ATGACGAGCGGCCTGTTTGCCCGGGGGGCGCTGCTCGCCGCGGTGGTTGCGACGATGCTCGGTTCAGCCCTCGTCGTCGCGCCGCCGGCGACGCCGGGCGCCGTCCTCCTCCTTCTCGCCGTCGGCGTCGTCGCCGGGGTCTTCGGGGGGCTGATCGGGGTCGGGGGGTCGACGATCATGCTCCCCGTCATGTACTTCTACCTCGGATTTCCGGAGCCCGTCGCTATCGGGACCGGGCTCTTTGTGGTCGTCTTCACCTCGCTCTCCGGCGCCGTCGGCCACCTTGCGCGGGGGAATCTCGACGGCCGGGTGGCAGCCCGGATCGCCACGGGCGGCCTTCTCGGTGTCCTCATCGGCTCCTGGCTCTTCTCCTTCATCGTCGACCATACCCGCGTCCTCGACCTGATCCTCGGCCTGATCTTCCTCGCCCCGTCGATAGGGATGATCCGGGACGGGCTCCGGTCCGGCACCCGGCCGGAGCCTGAGCGTGTCGGGGGAACCGCTCCCGGCCACGCCCTCTTCGGGGCCACCGTCGGGGTCCTGACCGGGATCACCGGGCTTGGGGGCGGTTACGCCCTCGTCCCGGGGCTGCTCTACCTCTTCGGCGCCCCGGTCTCTGTCACGATGGGGACGTCGCTAGCGTCCATGATCCCGATGGCGGTCGTCGGGGGCGGGATCAAACTCGCGGAAGGGTATGTCGCCGTCGGGGCGGGGCTGATCCTCGCTGCCGGGTCGATCGCCGGCGCCCAGGCGGGGGCCGCGTCGATCGGAAGGTTCCGGCCGGCGACCCTGAAACTGGTCTTCGGCCTCTACTTCCTCTACGCGGCGATCCGCTTTATCGCGGGGTTCCTCGGTATCGGGGTGCCCTGA
- a CDS encoding KTSC domain-containing protein yields MSQQPAGHDGTRSIGYDPTTKALLVICTTGNAYRYAGVPKEVYDRLLAAPSREEFVRESVQGRYPREKYPCMAVGEEI; encoded by the coding sequence ATGTCTCAGCAGCCAGCCGGGCATGACGGCACGCGATCGATCGGCTACGATCCGACGACGAAGGCGCTCCTCGTCATCTGCACGACCGGGAACGCCTACCGCTACGCCGGTGTCCCAAAAGAGGTCTATGACCGCCTCCTCGCCGCCCCGTCGCGGGAGGAGTTCGTACGCGAGTCGGTCCAGGGCAGGTATCCGCGGGAGAAGTACCCCTGCATGGCGGTCGGGGAGGAGATCTGA
- a CDS encoding KTSC domain-containing protein encodes MQRQAVASTNIRSVGYDEEDEILEVEFHSGGVYHYVGVPASVYEGLLTARSKGRYFGDFIRLRYPYEKVR; translated from the coding sequence ATGCAACGCCAGGCGGTCGCGTCCACCAACATCAGGTCTGTCGGCTACGACGAGGAAGACGAGATCCTGGAGGTCGAGTTCCACAGCGGCGGCGTCTACCACTACGTGGGGGTGCCGGCCTCCGTCTACGAGGGGCTGCTCACCGCCCGGTCGAAGGGCCGGTACTTCGGGGACTTCATCCGGCTGCGCTACCCCTACGAGAAGGTCCGGTGA
- a CDS encoding 2TM domain-containing protein: MDEQERHAHARRQVEEIRGFYTHFAIYVVVNLLLFTINMVTSPGGLWFYWVTIFWGVGVIFHALSVFVGGRVFGREWEERKIREIMEREERR; the protein is encoded by the coding sequence ATGGATGAACAGGAACGGCATGCCCATGCGAGGAGACAGGTTGAGGAGATCCGCGGGTTCTATACGCACTTTGCCATCTACGTTGTCGTCAACCTCCTTCTCTTTACGATCAACATGGTGACCAGCCCCGGCGGGCTCTGGTTCTACTGGGTGACCATCTTCTGGGGGGTAGGCGTGATCTTCCACGCGCTCAGCGTCTTCGTCGGCGGCCGGGTCTTCGGCAGGGAATGGGAGGAGCGAAAGATCCGGGAGATCATGGAGCGGGAAGAGCGGCGATAG
- a CDS encoding ROK family protein produces the protein MTTVIAVDLGATNLRAALVGSDATIPAHVAVPTPTAGSGGAVITAEIIARIEALLASPEGKDVAAIGVASAGPLDLGRGWVTNSPNIAFPVVEITGPLAGRFDLPVALINDARAGVLGERWAGAARGSDNVVYITLSTGLGGGAVVNGRLLLGADGNAGEIGHIPVETCYNLTCGCGYKGHWEAYASGKNVPGFFAAWREATGAGSVAFDASSTRAIFAAAREEDPVALAFMEALGQVNARGVSAVVVAYNPDVIVLDGPIARYHGDLVIRHMEPYIDRYLALPRIVVSSLAGQAPLLGAAAYALEGR, from the coding sequence ATGACGACCGTGATTGCCGTCGACCTCGGCGCGACCAACCTTCGCGCCGCCCTGGTAGGCTCCGATGCGACCATACCGGCCCACGTCGCCGTCCCGACCCCGACCGCGGGGTCCGGCGGGGCGGTGATCACCGCCGAGATCATCGCCCGGATCGAGGCTCTCCTCGCCTCACCGGAGGGAAAGGACGTCGCGGCGATCGGCGTCGCGTCGGCCGGCCCCCTGGACCTCGGCCGCGGGTGGGTCACGAACTCCCCCAACATCGCCTTCCCGGTCGTGGAGATCACCGGCCCGCTTGCCGGGCGGTTCGATCTCCCGGTCGCCCTGATCAACGACGCCCGGGCCGGCGTCCTCGGCGAGCGCTGGGCGGGCGCCGCCCGCGGCTCCGATAACGTCGTCTATATCACCCTCTCGACCGGGCTCGGCGGCGGTGCGGTGGTGAACGGCCGCCTCCTTCTCGGGGCGGACGGGAACGCCGGGGAGATCGGCCACATCCCCGTCGAGACCTGCTACAACCTCACCTGCGGGTGCGGCTATAAGGGCCACTGGGAGGCCTACGCCTCGGGGAAGAACGTCCCCGGGTTCTTCGCCGCCTGGCGGGAGGCTACGGGCGCCGGGAGCGTCGCATTCGACGCCTCTTCGACCCGGGCGATCTTTGCGGCGGCGCGAGAGGAGGATCCGGTCGCCCTCGCCTTCATGGAGGCGCTCGGGCAGGTGAACGCCCGGGGGGTCTCGGCGGTCGTCGTCGCCTACAACCCCGATGTGATCGTGCTCGACGGGCCGATCGCCCGCTACCACGGGGACCTCGTGATCCGGCATATGGAGCCCTATATCGACCGCTACCTCGCCCTCCCGCGGATCGTCGTCTCCAGTCTCGCCGGACAGGCGCCGCTCCTGGGCGCGGCGGCATATGCGCTGGAAGGGCGGTGA
- the glgP gene encoding alpha-glucan family phosphorylase, translated as MPVTMMTEIPYDRFAHVPERISGLVDLAYNLWWSWHSSASVLFKMLNRAEWKMSGHNPVRMLLDTPPRFFERAATNPEYLRRYDIIMYRFRQYMEPKTSWFSQYYPGRVPLTIAYLSSEFGLHHSLPFYAGGLGILAGDHVKASSDLGVPLVAVGFMYAEGYLHQHIEANGWQKNIAEVLDRDAAPVLRVLDDSGRQLVIRVPLIEPAIYVAVWKVQVGRVPLYLLDTHIDENEPENRNISHRLYLKEIECRLRQEVVLGIGGRKVLHTLGIEYSAMHLNEGHSAFALLERLRERLDAGMPPGDAREQVRGTSVFTTHTPVPAAHDVFPEELMAKYFRTYCSSLGLTWDEFMALGEDPHSPGAGFNMTAFALRMSRFHNGVSQKHGEVAREMWQPLWPDLPVEKIPIDAITNGVHMPSWLNHRIEALFDRYMDSVYPNWREEYDNPALWEVVDEIPDEELWREHQWLKMKLFARLRDRKRMKWAGHREEPANLAAEGLMLDTSALTIGFARRFAEYKRADLIFEDLDRLDRIVNNRWRPVQFIFAGKAHPADERGKQILQEIYQYSQDPRFGGRIAFIEDYGEQLARYMVHGVDVWMNTPVPLMEASGTSGMKAGMNGVPNLSVLDGWWVEGYNGRNGWGFEGRPPYSGEGQPDAGTLYDLIENELAPLYYSRTIDDTPHKWVRIMKESIKSIAPQYCAVRMLKEYVTHYYPSVCMYAAGPAKRAAGIEGVCIPR; from the coding sequence ATGCCCGTCACGATGATGACGGAGATACCCTACGACCGGTTCGCTCACGTCCCGGAGCGGATCTCCGGGCTGGTCGACCTTGCGTACAACCTCTGGTGGAGCTGGCACTCCTCGGCAAGCGTTCTCTTCAAGATGTTGAACCGGGCGGAGTGGAAGATGAGCGGCCACAACCCGGTCAGAATGCTTCTCGATACTCCGCCGCGGTTCTTCGAGCGGGCAGCGACGAACCCGGAGTACCTCCGCCGCTACGACATCATCATGTACCGGTTCCGGCAGTATATGGAGCCGAAGACGAGCTGGTTTTCGCAGTACTACCCCGGCCGCGTGCCGCTGACGATCGCCTACCTCTCAAGCGAGTTCGGGCTCCACCACTCGCTCCCGTTCTACGCGGGGGGGCTCGGCATCCTCGCGGGGGACCATGTCAAGGCGTCGAGCGACCTCGGCGTGCCGCTGGTCGCCGTCGGGTTCATGTATGCCGAGGGTTACCTGCACCAGCACATCGAAGCGAACGGCTGGCAGAAGAACATCGCAGAGGTCCTGGACCGCGACGCCGCGCCGGTTCTCCGGGTGCTCGACGATAGCGGCCGGCAGCTCGTGATCCGTGTCCCTCTGATCGAGCCCGCCATCTACGTCGCCGTCTGGAAAGTGCAGGTGGGGCGTGTCCCCCTCTACCTCCTCGATACCCACATCGACGAGAACGAGCCCGAGAACCGGAACATCTCCCACCGCCTCTACTTGAAGGAGATCGAGTGCCGCCTCCGGCAGGAGGTGGTCCTCGGCATCGGCGGGCGGAAGGTCCTCCATACCCTTGGCATCGAGTACTCGGCGATGCACTTGAACGAGGGCCATTCGGCGTTCGCCCTCCTCGAGCGGCTCCGCGAACGACTCGATGCCGGGATGCCCCCCGGAGATGCGCGGGAACAGGTCCGGGGGACCTCGGTCTTCACCACCCACACCCCTGTGCCGGCCGCCCACGACGTCTTCCCTGAGGAACTGATGGCGAAGTACTTCCGCACCTACTGCTCGTCGCTCGGTCTGACCTGGGACGAGTTCATGGCGCTCGGAGAGGACCCTCACAGCCCGGGCGCCGGGTTCAACATGACCGCCTTCGCCCTCCGTATGAGCCGCTTCCACAACGGCGTCTCGCAGAAACACGGCGAGGTCGCCCGCGAGATGTGGCAGCCCCTCTGGCCCGATCTGCCCGTCGAGAAGATCCCGATCGACGCCATCACGAACGGAGTCCACATGCCCTCATGGCTGAACCACCGGATCGAAGCGCTCTTTGACCGGTACATGGACTCGGTCTACCCGAACTGGCGGGAGGAGTACGATAACCCGGCGCTCTGGGAGGTGGTCGACGAGATCCCGGACGAAGAGCTCTGGCGCGAGCACCAGTGGCTGAAGATGAAACTCTTCGCCCGGCTCCGGGATCGGAAACGGATGAAGTGGGCGGGGCACCGGGAGGAGCCCGCGAACCTGGCCGCCGAAGGGCTCATGCTCGACACCTCGGCGCTGACGATCGGGTTTGCCAGGCGGTTTGCCGAGTACAAGCGGGCCGACCTCATCTTCGAGGACCTGGACCGCCTCGACCGGATCGTGAACAACCGCTGGAGGCCGGTGCAGTTCATCTTCGCCGGGAAGGCCCACCCTGCCGACGAGCGGGGCAAACAGATCCTGCAGGAGATCTACCAGTACTCCCAGGACCCCCGGTTCGGAGGCCGGATCGCGTTCATCGAGGATTACGGCGAGCAGCTTGCACGCTACATGGTCCACGGCGTCGACGTCTGGATGAACACTCCCGTCCCGCTCATGGAGGCGAGCGGGACGAGCGGCATGAAGGCGGGGATGAACGGGGTGCCGAACCTCTCGGTCCTGGATGGCTGGTGGGTCGAGGGCTACAACGGCAGAAACGGCTGGGGCTTCGAGGGCCGCCCCCCCTACTCGGGAGAGGGGCAGCCTGACGCAGGGACGCTCTACGACCTGATCGAGAACGAGCTCGCCCCGCTCTACTACTCGCGGACGATAGATGATACCCCGCACAAGTGGGTCCGGATCATGAAAGAGTCGATCAAGAGCATCGCCCCGCAGTATTGCGCGGTCCGGATGCTCAAAGAGTATGTCACGCACTACTATCCCTCGGTCTGCATGTACGCGGCCGGCCCGGCGAAGCGGGCGGCCGGAATCGAGGGGGTCTGCATCCCCCGCTGA
- a CDS encoding GNAT family N-acetyltransferase yields MESQPILATGRLLLRPFTLADAPEVQRLAGDYAVSATTLLPYPYPDGLAEVWIASLREGAERGDAAAFAVTLARGGDLIGGVRLQIDAEHSRGELGFWIAQACWGRGYATEAVGAVIGYGFSALGLHRVHAIHFSRNPASGRVMEKCGMVHEGRLRQHVRKWGVYEDVDLWGIVSPIRAEIPHPLRSMPV; encoded by the coding sequence ATGGAGTCGCAGCCCATCCTTGCAACCGGTCGCCTGCTCCTGCGGCCGTTCACCCTCGCGGACGCACCTGAGGTGCAGCGGCTCGCCGGAGACTACGCCGTCTCCGCGACCACCCTCCTCCCCTATCCCTACCCGGACGGCCTTGCGGAGGTCTGGATCGCGTCCCTCCGCGAGGGCGCCGAGCGTGGCGATGCGGCGGCATTCGCCGTCACGCTTGCCCGGGGGGGAGACCTCATCGGCGGCGTCCGCCTCCAGATCGACGCCGAGCATTCCCGGGGGGAGCTCGGGTTCTGGATCGCGCAGGCCTGCTGGGGGCGGGGGTATGCCACCGAGGCGGTCGGGGCGGTGATCGGCTACGGGTTCTCCGCCCTCGGCCTGCACCGGGTCCATGCCATCCACTTCTCCCGGAACCCGGCGTCGGGCCGGGTGATGGAGAAGTGCGGGATGGTGCATGAAGGCCGGCTTCGCCAGCACGTCAGGAAATGGGGCGTCTATGAGGATGTCGACCTCTGGGGGATCGTCAGCCCCATCAGGGCAGAGATTCCCCACCCGCTGCGAAGCATGCCCGTATGA
- a CDS encoding type II glyceraldehyde-3-phosphate dehydrogenase: protein MIKVAINGFGTIGKRVADAVAAQPDMEVIGVSKTSVSAEAYIAKQRGYPLYIADLGKKPAFEKAGIEVAGDVEAMLKVADIVVDATPGGVGEKNRPLYERLGKKAIFQGGEGHEVAGFSFNAHANYKEAEGHQFARVVSCNSTGLIRIIHAMDQAFGVGRVRAVMVRRAADPSDVKRGPVDAIVLNPATIPSHHGPDVNTVLPQINIVTLAMIVPTTFMHMHVIQMDLKKETTREEVLKVFENHSRIGLVRKATGIKSNAELREYTQDLGRPRTDLWENGVFEESVSVLDGKEFYCFQAIHQEADVVPENVDCIRALMGTVKDPKESIRMTNEALGFVAIG, encoded by the coding sequence ATGATCAAAGTCGCGATCAACGGGTTCGGCACCATCGGCAAACGGGTAGCCGATGCGGTCGCCGCACAACCCGACATGGAAGTCATCGGGGTCTCGAAGACGAGCGTCTCCGCTGAAGCGTACATCGCAAAACAACGCGGGTATCCCCTCTACATCGCGGACCTCGGGAAGAAACCTGCGTTCGAGAAGGCCGGGATCGAGGTCGCGGGCGACGTCGAGGCGATGCTCAAGGTCGCCGATATCGTCGTGGACGCCACCCCCGGCGGCGTCGGCGAGAAGAACCGGCCGCTCTATGAGCGCCTTGGAAAAAAGGCAATCTTCCAGGGCGGCGAGGGGCACGAGGTCGCCGGTTTCTCCTTCAACGCCCACGCGAACTACAAGGAGGCTGAAGGGCACCAGTTCGCCAGGGTCGTCTCGTGCAACAGCACCGGGCTCATCCGGATCATCCACGCCATGGACCAGGCCTTCGGCGTCGGGCGGGTCCGTGCGGTGATGGTCCGGCGGGCGGCGGACCCCAGCGACGTCAAGAGGGGACCGGTGGACGCGATCGTCCTCAACCCGGCCACGATCCCGAGCCACCACGGCCCCGACGTCAACACCGTCCTCCCGCAGATCAACATCGTCACCCTCGCGATGATCGTCCCCACCACCTTCATGCACATGCACGTGATCCAGATGGACCTGAAGAAGGAGACCACCCGCGAGGAGGTGCTGAAGGTCTTTGAGAACCACAGCCGGATCGGGCTCGTCCGCAAGGCCACCGGGATCAAGAGCAACGCCGAACTCCGGGAGTACACCCAGGACCTCGGCAGGCCGCGGACGGACCTCTGGGAGAACGGGGTCTTTGAGGAGTCGGTCTCGGTCCTCGACGGGAAAGAGTTCTACTGCTTCCAGGCCATCCACCAGGAGGCCGACGTCGTCCCCGAGAACGTCGACTGCATCCGCGCCCTGATGGGGACGGTGAAGGATCCGAAAGAGTCCATCCGGATGACCAACGAAGCGCTCGGCTTCGTCGCCATCGGATGA
- a CDS encoding GNAT family N-acetyltransferase produces the protein MTGQPVLLTDRLLLRPFVLADAPGVQRLAGDYRVASCSLAIPYPYPDGVAEAWIATHKPGFEKGMHAVYAVTHSGDGALVGAAGLVEVNRRHGRAELGYWVGRPYWGRGYATEAARAVIEYGFSVIGLHRIYATHFSWNTASGRVMEKCGMVHEAHLREHVLREGVFEDLDLRGILDNEWRERSSASAIRECRVC, from the coding sequence ATGACCGGACAGCCCGTTCTCCTGACCGATCGCCTGCTCCTGCGGCCGTTCGTCCTTGCGGACGCCCCCGGGGTGCAGCGGCTCGCCGGCGATTACAGGGTTGCATCGTGCTCGCTTGCGATACCCTACCCCTATCCCGACGGAGTGGCGGAGGCCTGGATCGCCACGCATAAGCCGGGGTTTGAGAAAGGGATGCACGCTGTCTACGCCGTCACCCATTCCGGGGACGGTGCTCTCGTGGGCGCGGCCGGGCTCGTGGAGGTCAACCGCCGCCACGGGCGGGCGGAGCTCGGCTACTGGGTGGGGAGGCCCTACTGGGGCCGGGGCTACGCCACGGAGGCCGCCCGGGCGGTGATCGAGTACGGGTTCTCCGTAATCGGCCTGCACCGCATCTACGCCACGCACTTCTCCTGGAACACTGCGTCGGGAAGGGTGATGGAGAAGTGCGGGATGGTGCACGAGGCCCATCTCCGGGAGCATGTCCTGAGAGAGGGCGTCTTTGAGGACCTCGATCTCCGGGGGATCCTCGATAACGAGTGGCGGGAGCGGTCTTCGGCCTCGGCGATACGGGAGTGCCGGGTCTGTTGA
- a CDS encoding YigZ family protein has product MTAEPLGAAKFEVRRSRFHAHLYRVAGPGDLAPVLAGHREAYPKAAHHCAALRCGSIEEFKNDGEVGRPGRVLLDLLRKHALDGHVLVVSRIFGGVLLGPGNVGRAFRDAGEAAIREAGVTR; this is encoded by the coding sequence GTGACCGCAGAGCCGCTCGGCGCGGCAAAGTTTGAGGTCCGGCGGTCGCGGTTCCACGCGCACCTCTACCGGGTGGCAGGGCCGGGGGATCTCGCACCGGTCCTCGCCGGCCACCGGGAGGCCTACCCGAAGGCCGCCCACCACTGCGCCGCTCTCCGGTGCGGCTCGATCGAGGAGTTCAAGAACGACGGCGAGGTCGGCCGGCCGGGGAGGGTGCTCCTCGACCTCCTCCGGAAGCATGCCCTCGACGGCCACGTGCTGGTCGTATCGAGGATCTTCGGCGGGGTGCTCCTCGGGCCGGGAAACGTCGGTCGCGCGTTCCGCGACGCCGGGGAAGCGGCGATCCGCGAGGCGGGGGTCACCCGGTGA